A region of Acidisarcina sp. DNA encodes the following proteins:
- a CDS encoding undecaprenyl-diphosphate phosphatase — protein sequence MNDYVLSVLLGIVEGLTEFLPVSSTAHLRITEALLQINLTNPYWKMYTIVIQLGAILALLLLFLGRIIEFLRTFPEGEEGDRTVFNHPLTLTLVAFVCTAVPSLLLTKLIGKHLESIRIMALALVIGGIIMWVVDAWSVRREATTRDVEQMSLGQAIWIGLCQTLSAVFPGTSRSMSTIAAGQLVGMTRSAALEFSFLVSIPTMIAATGYDLLKTLHPKHVEGAEAIAPLVMTGHDWVVLAIGFVVSFVVALGCVEWFLQWVRNHGFVLFAIYRIVVGGLLLVFGTKLFGM from the coding sequence TTGAACGATTACGTATTGTCTGTGTTGCTAGGCATTGTGGAGGGATTGACGGAGTTTCTGCCGGTCAGTTCCACCGCTCACCTGAGAATTACCGAAGCATTGTTGCAAATCAATCTGACCAATCCCTACTGGAAGATGTACACCATCGTGATCCAGTTAGGCGCGATTCTGGCCCTGCTGCTGCTGTTCCTGGGCAGGATCATCGAATTTCTGCGCACCTTTCCCGAGGGCGAGGAAGGCGACCGCACCGTCTTCAACCATCCGCTGACACTGACCCTTGTCGCCTTTGTCTGCACCGCGGTTCCCTCGCTGCTGCTGACCAAGCTGATCGGCAAGCACCTGGAAAGCATCCGCATCATGGCGCTGGCGCTGGTGATCGGCGGCATCATCATGTGGGTGGTAGACGCATGGAGCGTTCGTCGCGAGGCGACCACCAGGGACGTAGAGCAGATGTCGCTGGGGCAAGCTATCTGGATTGGCCTGTGCCAGACGCTTTCCGCCGTCTTTCCGGGAACGTCCCGTTCCATGTCGACCATCGCCGCCGGTCAACTCGTGGGTATGACCCGCTCGGCTGCGCTGGAGTTCAGCTTCCTGGTCTCGATTCCAACCATGATCGCGGCGACCGGCTACGACCTGCTGAAGACTCTGCACCCGAAGCACGTCGAGGGCGCGGAGGCGATAGCTCCCCTGGTAATGACGGGACACGACTGGGTTGTGCTGGCCATCGGCTTCGTGGTCTCGTTTGTGGTGGCCCTGGGATGCGTGGAGTGGTTCCTGCAGTGGGTCCGCAATCACGGATTCGTACTGTTCGCCATCTACCGCATCGTTGTGGGCGGATTGCTACTGGTCTTTGGCACGAAGCTCTTCGGAATGTAG
- a CDS encoding DNA translocase FtsK, with translation MDRISVPPRASSRASMKPLKLVLTPTRNRRLNELVGLMLLVAASLLLLSLLSYRATDPSLNTVGGFAAGRPAHNWTGLIGATISDLLLQVEGLGAFCFPLFLGGLGYTWLRSRPAGPPLAKWSGVALSLIFVPALLGLLPGHMLWMHTLPIEGLVGHLVVDALVAYLNFPGACVVVVTMVAIAAYLSTTFSFNTSRDWLVVRFAFLSNWRDRWTNWKMARARAKELKRARKQEAAREKALVKARKAVGKSQKVTPATTEEEEDTGNRRAGFAELYDEPAPPPTLWEQMPRAKVPDPEPEPIPVEELKPRLVPPRAKAVPDPVPTPEEGWVEDAAEPGQPQQQDADEGIVVGERADAVLRPVTVTPKSVSGFKLPPSSLLFRSEEEQVVREDELRADAQVLVEKCAEFGVLGQVVQINPGPVVTTFEFRPEAGVKYSRVTGLSDDLCLAMRAESILIERMAGKSTVGIQVPNHERETIWLRDVIESETFGHAKSRLTLAMGKDINGRIVTADLATMPHVLIAGSTGSGKSVAINAMIMSVLYRSTPEQVRLILVDPKRVELGMYEGIPHLFTPIITEPKLAANALRNAVREMERRLKLLASRSVRNIDQYNKLFENGTPSMFEDSEEQQPLPYIIIIIDELADLMMLDKSNVEEAITRLAQMARAVGIHLILATQRPSVDVITGLIKANVPTRISFRLATKVDSRTILDSNGAECLLGRGDMLFLPPGTSRLQRLHAPFVTEKETAAVVGFWKNQGEAEYAHGFLDSPKDDKGRDLDTVSDDDNDELFEDAVRLILEFGKASTSLLQRRLRIGYGRAAHLIDMMERDGIVGPADGSKPREILKPPDWLNQVDPVMR, from the coding sequence ATGGACCGAATTTCCGTTCCACCGCGGGCATCGTCGCGCGCCTCAATGAAGCCACTCAAATTGGTACTGACGCCTACGCGCAACCGCCGCCTGAACGAACTGGTCGGGCTGATGCTGCTTGTTGCGGCTAGCCTCCTTCTCCTCTCGCTTCTCTCCTATCGGGCTACGGACCCCTCGCTGAATACGGTGGGCGGATTTGCCGCGGGCCGTCCTGCGCACAACTGGACGGGGCTGATCGGCGCCACCATCAGCGATCTGCTATTGCAGGTCGAGGGCCTTGGCGCGTTCTGCTTTCCCCTGTTTCTTGGCGGCCTCGGCTACACCTGGCTGCGTTCCAGGCCGGCAGGGCCACCCCTGGCCAAGTGGAGCGGAGTGGCTCTGAGCCTGATTTTTGTGCCGGCGCTGCTCGGCCTGTTGCCCGGCCATATGCTGTGGATGCATACTCTTCCGATTGAAGGGCTGGTGGGCCACCTGGTGGTGGACGCGCTGGTTGCCTACCTGAACTTTCCCGGAGCCTGCGTGGTGGTGGTGACGATGGTCGCCATCGCTGCCTACCTGAGCACGACTTTCTCCTTTAACACCAGCCGCGATTGGCTGGTGGTGCGTTTTGCGTTTCTGTCGAACTGGCGCGATCGCTGGACCAACTGGAAGATGGCGCGTGCTCGGGCCAAAGAACTGAAGCGCGCCCGCAAACAAGAAGCAGCTCGCGAAAAAGCACTGGTAAAGGCTCGCAAGGCAGTCGGCAAGTCGCAGAAGGTGACTCCAGCCACGACCGAGGAAGAAGAGGACACGGGCAATCGTCGTGCCGGCTTTGCCGAACTCTACGACGAGCCTGCGCCGCCGCCAACCCTATGGGAGCAGATGCCGCGCGCGAAGGTTCCCGATCCCGAACCGGAGCCTATTCCGGTGGAAGAGTTGAAGCCCCGGCTGGTGCCTCCGCGGGCCAAGGCTGTCCCGGACCCCGTGCCGACGCCGGAGGAGGGCTGGGTTGAAGACGCCGCTGAGCCAGGCCAGCCGCAGCAGCAGGATGCAGACGAAGGCATCGTGGTCGGCGAACGCGCCGACGCTGTGCTCCGACCGGTAACCGTGACTCCGAAATCGGTCAGCGGCTTCAAGCTGCCGCCCAGTTCCCTGCTCTTCCGCAGTGAAGAGGAGCAGGTAGTCCGCGAAGATGAACTGCGGGCAGATGCCCAGGTGCTGGTGGAGAAATGTGCCGAGTTCGGCGTGCTGGGCCAGGTGGTGCAGATCAATCCCGGGCCGGTGGTCACGACCTTCGAGTTCCGGCCCGAGGCGGGCGTGAAGTATAGCCGCGTCACTGGCCTCTCCGACGATCTCTGCCTGGCGATGCGGGCAGAGAGCATCCTGATCGAGCGCATGGCAGGCAAGAGCACCGTGGGCATCCAGGTTCCGAACCATGAGCGCGAGACGATCTGGTTGCGGGACGTCATCGAATCGGAGACCTTCGGGCATGCCAAGTCGCGTCTGACTCTGGCAATGGGCAAGGACATCAACGGCCGCATTGTGACCGCAGATCTGGCGACCATGCCTCACGTGCTGATCGCAGGATCGACGGGCAGCGGCAAATCGGTGGCCATCAACGCCATGATCATGTCCGTGCTCTATCGCTCCACGCCGGAGCAGGTACGGCTGATCCTGGTCGATCCCAAGCGCGTGGAACTGGGGATGTACGAGGGGATTCCGCACCTCTTTACGCCCATCATCACCGAGCCCAAGCTTGCGGCGAATGCTCTGCGCAATGCGGTGCGCGAGATGGAGCGGCGGCTGAAGCTGCTGGCCTCCCGCAGCGTGCGCAACATCGACCAGTACAACAAGCTGTTTGAGAATGGCACGCCGAGCATGTTCGAGGACTCGGAGGAGCAGCAGCCGCTGCCCTACATCATCATCATCATCGACGAGCTTGCCGACCTGATGATGCTGGATAAGTCGAATGTGGAAGAGGCCATCACGCGGCTGGCGCAGATGGCGCGTGCCGTGGGCATCCACCTGATCCTTGCGACCCAGCGGCCCTCGGTGGATGTCATCACAGGGCTGATCAAGGCCAACGTGCCGACGCGGATCTCCTTCCGCCTGGCAACCAAGGTGGACTCGCGAACGATTCTGGATTCGAATGGAGCGGAGTGCCTCCTGGGCCGCGGCGACATGCTCTTTCTGCCGCCGGGAACCTCGCGCCTGCAGCGCCTGCACGCTCCCTTCGTAACGGAAAAAGAGACGGCGGCGGTGGTTGGCTTCTGGAAGAATCAGGGCGAGGCGGAGTATGCGCACGGATTCCTCGATTCTCCCAAGGACGACAAGGGGCGCGACCTGGATACAGTGAGCGACGACGACAACGACGAGTTGTTCGAGGACGCGGTGCGCCTGATTCTGGAGTTCGGCAAGGCTTCCACTTCCCTGCTGCAACGTCGTCTGCGCATTGGCTACGGACGCGCGGCGCACCTGATCGACATGATGGAACGCGACGGCATCGTAGGCCCCGCCGATGGCTCCAAGCCAAGAGAGATTCTGAAACCACCGGACTGGCTGAACCAGGTCGATCCTGTCATGCGCTAG
- a CDS encoding DUF2339 domain-containing protein, with product MPDSAASPTPPGQAATPPPAATVRRPGETPPVPEHIRETGTTTSGVTTSGTAKSGTTAGTKTAGTTRTLEQRIGSQLFNRVGIVAVLFAMAWFLKLAFDRNWIGPPVQIAIGLILAVALALWSERFRHKGYPAFSYTLKALGSGIAYLSLWASFNVYHLVPAAVAFLGMVAVTVTNAYFSWRQRSEVLATYALLGGLVTPGLLSTGEDHEIFLFGYLLLLSVGVVLLADLRSWLRLPVGAFVGTGFYFFAWFGEFYHPPLAALTLTFVALFFVVFSAVPLLTLRSFGSESAPPAASIFLVAAPVAIALLAAIEAYSLVAHPQQAWLRQWIALVLAAASIALSHLARLQPRANVAERKFFVTQEALAAFFVALAIWFHFTGYAIVLGWLGEALAGIAIAFWRPRPGRRELGAAVVVLCFLSLLLLEISDPLHQPVDVVLNAHFATYMAALAAFAVALRISVLGLRHAEQKSVLSWSALAALLTIAFNVVALWSVAFEIHHYWTCGASLAGNLCRVIDPRDLVYSQFAYSGWFMAYGAALMATGFLARSAFLRWQALVLLALAIAKVFLFDASQLSQGYRVASFLALGVVLLAISFAYQHDWLALRRDT from the coding sequence ATGCCAGACTCTGCGGCATCCCCGACCCCGCCTGGGCAAGCTGCCACGCCGCCTCCGGCAGCCACCGTGCGACGGCCCGGCGAAACGCCACCTGTGCCGGAACATATCCGAGAGACGGGCACGACAACATCGGGCGTAACAACATCGGGCACAGCAAAATCAGGCACTACGGCGGGTACTAAAACGGCGGGTACAACTAGGACGCTGGAGCAGCGAATCGGCTCGCAGCTCTTCAACCGCGTCGGGATTGTCGCCGTCCTCTTCGCCATGGCCTGGTTCCTCAAGCTGGCCTTCGATCGCAACTGGATTGGGCCGCCGGTGCAGATCGCGATTGGGCTGATTCTGGCTGTGGCTCTCGCGCTCTGGTCGGAGCGCTTTCGCCATAAGGGATACCCCGCATTTTCTTACACGCTCAAAGCATTGGGCAGCGGTATCGCGTACCTGTCCCTGTGGGCCTCGTTCAATGTCTATCACCTGGTGCCGGCTGCGGTGGCCTTTCTTGGTATGGTCGCAGTAACGGTTACAAATGCATATTTCTCCTGGCGGCAGCGATCCGAGGTGCTGGCAACCTATGCGCTGCTGGGTGGGCTGGTGACTCCGGGGCTGCTGTCTACCGGCGAGGATCACGAGATCTTTCTCTTCGGCTACCTGCTGCTGCTCTCCGTCGGAGTGGTACTGCTGGCGGATTTGCGGTCCTGGTTGCGATTGCCGGTTGGAGCCTTCGTTGGCACGGGATTCTATTTCTTTGCCTGGTTTGGCGAGTTCTACCACCCACCCCTGGCCGCTCTTACGCTCACGTTTGTGGCGCTGTTCTTCGTAGTGTTTTCGGCTGTTCCGCTGCTTACCCTGCGCAGTTTCGGGAGCGAGTCCGCCCCGCCCGCTGCGAGTATATTTCTTGTCGCCGCTCCGGTCGCGATTGCTTTGCTCGCGGCCATCGAGGCATATTCGCTGGTGGCGCACCCGCAGCAGGCGTGGCTGCGCCAGTGGATCGCGCTCGTCCTGGCTGCAGCGTCGATCGCGCTATCCCACCTCGCGCGATTGCAACCGCGGGCAAACGTCGCCGAGCGCAAGTTCTTCGTCACGCAGGAGGCGCTGGCCGCCTTCTTTGTCGCGCTCGCCATCTGGTTCCACTTCACTGGATACGCCATCGTGCTGGGGTGGCTGGGGGAAGCGCTGGCAGGGATCGCCATCGCATTCTGGCGGCCTCGTCCCGGCAGGCGCGAACTGGGCGCTGCCGTTGTGGTCCTCTGCTTCCTCAGCCTCTTGCTGCTGGAGATCAGCGATCCGCTGCATCAGCCGGTGGACGTCGTTCTCAATGCCCACTTCGCCACATACATGGCGGCGCTTGCGGCCTTTGCCGTCGCCCTGCGGATCAGTGTGCTGGGCCTCAGGCATGCGGAGCAGAAGTCCGTGCTCTCCTGGAGCGCACTCGCTGCCCTCCTCACGATTGCCTTCAATGTCGTGGCGCTATGGTCCGTCGCATTTGAAATTCACCATTACTGGACCTGCGGAGCCAGCCTTGCCGGGAACCTCTGCAGAGTGATCGATCCCCGCGATCTGGTCTATTCGCAATTTGCCTACAGCGGCTGGTTCATGGCCTATGGGGCGGCGTTGATGGCGACGGGTTTCCTCGCGCGCTCGGCGTTCCTGCGCTGGCAGGCCCTGGTCCTGCTCGCGCTGGCGATTGCCAAGGTATTTCTCTTCGATGCCAGTCAACTCAGCCAGGGATATCGCGTGGCCAGCTTTTTGGCGCTGGGCGTGGTGCTGCTCGCCATCAGCTTCGCCTATCAGCACGACTGGCTGGCTCTTCGCCGCGACACGTAG
- a CDS encoding YncE family protein, with protein MLDAKRITSHAVFAAMSALVLMAPVRLPAAESASPYTVQQTWTIGGEGGWDYLTVDSTARLLYIARGPRVQIVNLQTGKLAGEIAGFQGTHGIALDASGKSGYISDGRGNRVAVFDRATRKVTATIATGKNPDGILYEPKTGRVLAFNGGSKDVTVIDTHTNKVVATIALPGRPEFPQADGKGTVFVNLEDTSQIARIDAATAKVTATWPIAPGEEPSGMAIDAAHDRLFSVCSNKKMIVVDATSGKVVATPTIGGGPDAAGFDAAGSVVFSSNGEGTLTILSQKSPNDYETLQTLATKPGARTMAVDRATGKVYLVSADFGPRPASTPENPRPRPAILPHSFVVLVVGR; from the coding sequence ATGTTGGATGCAAAGAGAATTACCTCCCACGCCGTCTTTGCAGCGATGAGTGCGCTTGTGCTGATGGCTCCGGTTCGATTGCCCGCGGCCGAGAGCGCATCTCCCTACACGGTGCAGCAGACGTGGACCATCGGCGGTGAAGGCGGATGGGATTATCTAACCGTCGATTCGACGGCGCGGCTGCTCTACATTGCACGCGGCCCTCGCGTGCAAATTGTCAATCTGCAGACGGGCAAGCTGGCGGGGGAGATTGCCGGTTTCCAGGGCACGCATGGAATCGCGCTCGATGCATCCGGCAAGTCAGGCTACATCAGCGACGGCAGAGGCAACCGCGTCGCCGTCTTTGACCGAGCCACGCGCAAGGTGACGGCGACCATCGCGACGGGCAAAAATCCGGACGGGATTCTCTACGAACCAAAGACCGGGCGCGTCCTTGCCTTTAACGGCGGCAGCAAGGATGTAACCGTGATTGATACACATACCAACAAGGTAGTGGCAACGATCGCTCTGCCAGGGCGGCCCGAGTTTCCGCAGGCAGATGGAAAAGGGACGGTCTTCGTGAATCTCGAAGACACCAGCCAGATTGCACGCATCGACGCGGCCACCGCAAAGGTGACGGCAACCTGGCCGATCGCCCCTGGGGAAGAGCCCTCCGGCATGGCGATCGACGCAGCTCATGACCGCCTCTTCAGCGTGTGCAGCAACAAGAAGATGATCGTAGTCGATGCAACGTCGGGCAAGGTCGTCGCCACTCCCACGATTGGCGGCGGACCGGATGCAGCAGGTTTCGACGCGGCGGGTTCGGTCGTCTTCAGCTCGAACGGCGAAGGCACCCTGACGATACTTTCGCAGAAATCGCCGAATGATTACGAGACGCTGCAGACGTTGGCGACCAAGCCGGGTGCGCGCACCATGGCCGTCGACCGCGCAACCGGCAAGGTCTATCTGGTTTCCGCGGACTTCGGTCCACGGCCTGCGTCCACACCGGAAAATCCCAGACCACGGCCGGCCATTCTGCCCCACAGCTTCGTTGTGCTCGTCGTCGGACGCTGA
- a CDS encoding response regulator, which translates to MTRQSQTDKAHSILVVDDDPISRELVALLLGSEGHSVTQAATGNEALEALAHADARERPSAILVDLNMPGLCGEELARQLRRHAGSDVRILAMSASEPATTAPFDGFLLKPIDTAALARLLAEDDAGPATPSGPPVAEDSPVLNQAIFARLQGMMPKALMREVFETCIEDVHQRIPKMTECLEQGDLKGLRQAAHAIKGGASMIGAARLSQIAGKIEAGSYQPDEGQRFLKELSSACDELRRILLERNAGKLW; encoded by the coding sequence ATGACCAGACAGAGCCAGACCGATAAAGCGCACAGCATCCTGGTGGTGGATGACGACCCCATCAGCCGGGAGCTGGTGGCTCTCCTGCTCGGGTCGGAAGGCCATTCCGTGACCCAGGCAGCTACCGGAAACGAGGCGCTGGAGGCGCTGGCGCATGCCGATGCCCGGGAACGCCCCTCAGCCATCCTCGTCGATCTGAACATGCCGGGCCTGTGCGGAGAAGAGTTGGCGCGGCAGCTTCGCCGGCACGCCGGCAGCGACGTACGCATTCTGGCGATGAGCGCCAGTGAGCCCGCCACCACCGCACCTTTCGACGGCTTTCTGCTGAAGCCCATCGACACGGCGGCGCTTGCTCGGCTGCTGGCCGAGGACGATGCCGGGCCCGCAACGCCCAGTGGCCCTCCGGTGGCCGAGGACTCTCCCGTGCTGAATCAAGCCATCTTTGCCAGGTTGCAGGGCATGATGCCGAAGGCGTTGATGCGGGAGGTATTCGAGACCTGCATTGAGGATGTGCATCAGCGCATCCCGAAGATGACGGAATGCCTGGAGCAAGGGGACCTGAAGGGCCTGCGCCAGGCAGCGCACGCCATCAAGGGCGGCGCTTCCATGATTGGCGCGGCAAGGCTGTCGCAAATCGCAGGAAAGATTGAAGCGGGTAGTTATCAACCAGATGAGGGGCAGAGATTCCTGAAAGAATTGTCTTCTGCTTGCGACGAACTGCGGCGTATCCTGCTGGAAAGAAATGCCGGAAAGCTTTGGTGA
- a CDS encoding response regulator transcription factor: protein MKTTPIRVKSPTTRAIRILLADDHPVVRIGVRNMLQSDPGLEVVGEASDGDDAITQTLELLPDVLLLDVQMPRLPGLEAMRAIMSGSPTVKIMLLTSLISTQQVIEALQIGARGIVLKDAVTDHLTTAIRAVASGDYWIGGKRVVNLVGALHDLMQKAAVPERKTYGLTPRELEVVGCIVEGCSNRDIAKQFSLSEETVKRHLSNIFDKTGVSTRLELALFAIAHHLVTPQFS, encoded by the coding sequence ATGAAAACCACACCCATTCGAGTCAAGAGCCCGACGACGCGTGCCATCAGAATCCTGCTGGCGGACGATCATCCTGTGGTTCGCATCGGCGTTCGAAATATGCTGCAGTCCGATCCCGGACTGGAGGTGGTGGGCGAAGCATCCGATGGCGATGATGCGATCACGCAGACACTGGAGCTGCTGCCCGATGTTCTTCTGCTGGACGTGCAGATGCCTCGCCTGCCCGGACTGGAGGCGATGCGCGCGATCATGAGCGGCTCGCCTACTGTGAAGATTATGCTGCTGACCAGCCTGATCAGCACCCAGCAGGTGATTGAAGCGCTGCAGATCGGCGCCCGCGGCATTGTGTTGAAGGACGCCGTCACGGATCACCTGACTACGGCCATCCGGGCTGTCGCCTCGGGCGATTACTGGATCGGCGGCAAGCGGGTTGTCAATCTGGTCGGCGCGCTGCACGATCTGATGCAGAAGGCCGCGGTTCCCGAGCGGAAGACCTACGGGCTGACCCCGCGCGAACTGGAAGTGGTGGGCTGCATTGTGGAAGGTTGCAGCAATCGCGACATCGCGAAGCAGTTCTCGCTGAGCGAGGAGACGGTGAAGCGGCATCTCTCGAACATCTTCGACAAGACGGGTGTCTCCACGCGGCTGGAACTGGCTCTGTTTGCCATCGCGCACCACCTCGTCACTCCCCAGTTTTCCTGA
- a CDS encoding NAD(P)-dependent oxidoreductase, with amino-acid sequence MKIAFLGLGKMGMPIARRLHESGADVTAWNRTAKPMAELGGLQVAPAAKDAVAGCDIVFTMLNDDAAVSSVVLGEGGVATSMAPGAIHVSLSTISVQLSERLTAEHSRLGQTFVAAPVFGRPNVAEQGKLWIAIAGEPAAVERLHPLLSAISRGITIVGAEPRQAHALKLGGNFMITAMIQALSEGFVFASAQGIDPTVFLETVNAALFQSPFYASYGKVMLNPTKQPEATIALGIKDTNLLREAASASKTRLPLADLLGRQLQMASDAGLAREDWAVGQYHLAQSVALTR; translated from the coding sequence GTGAAGATCGCCTTTCTTGGGCTGGGAAAGATGGGAATGCCAATCGCCCGGAGGCTGCACGAAAGCGGAGCCGATGTGACGGCGTGGAATCGTACTGCGAAGCCGATGGCTGAGCTTGGCGGATTGCAGGTAGCCCCAGCGGCGAAGGACGCAGTCGCCGGATGTGACATCGTCTTTACCATGCTGAACGACGACGCGGCGGTGAGCAGCGTTGTGCTTGGTGAGGGAGGAGTCGCCACATCTATGGCTCCGGGCGCAATCCATGTCTCGTTGAGCACCATCAGCGTGCAACTCTCCGAGCGGCTGACGGCGGAGCACAGCAGACTGGGGCAGACCTTTGTCGCCGCGCCTGTCTTCGGCCGCCCGAACGTTGCGGAGCAGGGCAAGCTTTGGATCGCGATCGCCGGAGAGCCAGCTGCAGTCGAGCGCCTGCATCCTCTGCTGTCCGCCATCAGCCGGGGCATCACCATTGTGGGTGCGGAGCCCAGGCAGGCCCACGCGCTCAAGCTGGGCGGCAACTTCATGATTACCGCCATGATCCAGGCGTTGAGCGAGGGCTTCGTCTTCGCGAGCGCACAGGGCATCGATCCCACGGTTTTTCTGGAGACGGTGAATGCGGCGCTCTTCCAGTCGCCGTTCTATGCGTCCTATGGCAAGGTCATGCTCAATCCGACGAAACAGCCCGAGGCAACCATCGCGCTCGGCATCAAGGACACCAACCTTCTTCGGGAAGCGGCCAGCGCCAGCAAGACACGTCTGCCGCTGGCGGATCTGCTCGGGCGGCAGTTGCAAATGGCGTCCGACGCCGGTCTGGCGCGAGAGGATTGGGCCGTCGGGCAATACCATCTGGCGCAGAGCGTGGCTCTCACCCGATAA
- a CDS encoding SDR family NAD(P)-dependent oxidoreductase, whose protein sequence is MTALNGKIVFITGASAGIGEACAQAFASAGARLLLAARRKDRLEQSALKLRSLGAPDVHLLQLDVTQATAVAAAISGLPEQWKAIDVLVNNAGLSRGLDKLYAGQLDDWEEMIDTNVKGLLYVTRAVVPGMVSRGRGHVVNLGSTAGELTYPGGAVYCATKAAERSINDGLRQDLLGTPVRVTTVDPGMVETEFSEVRFRGDTERAAKVYHGLTPLTAADVADAILWATTRPAHVNIARVSLTSIDQANSLLFNRKA, encoded by the coding sequence ATGACGGCACTCAATGGCAAGATCGTTTTCATTACTGGAGCGAGCGCGGGTATCGGCGAGGCCTGCGCCCAGGCATTTGCATCGGCAGGAGCGCGGCTGCTGCTGGCAGCAAGGCGCAAGGATCGGCTGGAGCAGAGCGCTCTGAAGCTGCGGAGCCTGGGCGCTCCCGATGTTCACCTGCTGCAATTGGATGTGACCCAGGCAACGGCTGTAGCAGCGGCCATCTCCGGCCTGCCGGAGCAGTGGAAGGCTATCGATGTGCTGGTGAACAACGCCGGGCTTAGCCGCGGACTGGATAAACTCTACGCCGGGCAACTGGACGACTGGGAAGAGATGATCGACACCAACGTGAAGGGGCTGCTCTACGTCACGCGCGCGGTCGTTCCTGGAATGGTGAGCCGGGGCCGCGGCCATGTCGTCAACCTGGGATCGACGGCAGGTGAGCTCACCTATCCCGGCGGAGCTGTGTACTGCGCCACCAAGGCGGCAGAGCGCTCCATCAACGATGGCCTGCGGCAGGATCTTCTAGGGACACCGGTACGGGTGACCACCGTCGATCCCGGCATGGTGGAGACTGAGTTCAGCGAGGTACGCTTCCGAGGCGATACGGAGCGGGCTGCGAAGGTCTACCATGGGCTTACCCCGCTGACCGCGGCAGATGTGGCAGACGCCATCCTCTGGGCGACGACCCGGCCTGCCCACGTGAACATTGCCCGCGTCTCGCTAACATCGATCGATCAGGCCAATTCGCTCTTATTTAACCGGAAAGCGTGA
- a CDS encoding NAD(P)-dependent alcohol dehydrogenase, producing the protein MKAWRIGTFGVEQLEQVEIAMPVPGPRDVLVRIHAVSLNFRDLLMVKGLYNPKMALPRIPCSDGAGEIVEVGSEVQGWKVGDRVAGIFMQNWLDGNLTAAKSRGALGGDIDGMLAEYVALPAEGVVAVPAHLTYGEAATLPCAAVTAWNAVNRAHQVRAGETVVIQGTGGVSLFALQFARLLGARVIGTSSSDEKLARARKLDLDAGLNYRKQSDWASWVLEQTGGEGADLIVEVGGAGTLQQSLKAVRFAGTIAQIGILTGNEEKLPIGPMLHKQIRIQAISVGSRQDFLDMNRAISHSKLKPAIGNVFSFNSIKEALATMEGGSHFGKIVIRITD; encoded by the coding sequence ATGAAAGCATGGCGAATTGGGACTTTTGGAGTGGAGCAACTGGAGCAGGTGGAGATCGCTATGCCAGTTCCGGGGCCGCGAGATGTTCTGGTGCGCATCCATGCGGTTTCCTTGAACTTCCGCGATCTATTGATGGTAAAGGGGCTTTACAACCCCAAGATGGCGCTGCCACGAATTCCCTGCTCTGACGGTGCCGGGGAGATCGTCGAAGTCGGCTCCGAGGTGCAGGGCTGGAAGGTGGGCGACCGCGTCGCAGGCATCTTCATGCAGAACTGGCTGGATGGGAACCTCACCGCTGCCAAGTCTCGTGGCGCATTGGGCGGCGACATCGACGGCATGCTGGCCGAGTATGTGGCGCTGCCGGCTGAGGGAGTGGTGGCCGTTCCTGCACACCTGACGTATGGGGAGGCCGCGACTCTACCGTGTGCCGCCGTGACCGCATGGAATGCCGTGAACCGCGCGCACCAGGTGCGAGCGGGAGAGACGGTGGTCATCCAGGGAACGGGTGGAGTATCGCTCTTCGCCCTGCAATTCGCCAGGTTGCTGGGAGCACGCGTCATCGGAACCTCCAGCAGCGATGAAAAGCTGGCCAGGGCCAGGAAGCTCGATCTCGATGCTGGATTGAACTACCGCAAGCAATCGGACTGGGCTTCCTGGGTTCTGGAGCAGACCGGCGGAGAAGGCGCGGACCTGATCGTCGAAGTGGGAGGAGCGGGAACCCTGCAGCAGTCGCTGAAGGCGGTGCGTTTTGCCGGGACTATCGCGCAGATCGGCATTCTGACGGGGAATGAGGAGAAGCTTCCCATTGGCCCTATGCTGCATAAACAGATCAGGATACAGGCGATCTCGGTCGGCTCAAGACAGGACTTCCTGGACATGAATCGCGCTATTAGCCACTCCAAGCTGAAACCGGCTATAGGTAACGTATTTAGTTTCAACAGCATAAAGGAAGCCCTCGCAACGATGGAAGGCGGATCGCACTTCGGCAAGATCGTCATTCGCATTACGGACTAA